One genomic window of Rhodothermales bacterium includes the following:
- a CDS encoding sugar phosphate isomerase/epimerase family protein has protein sequence MDRRTFLQNSALVAIAAPLWSSCAPGGTDTAETAVPAVTPVSTDALLARIGITTVCIRSYFAKTRAFAAEPNTAPTITLEQAPQFIYDRFGLRNVEVWDFQFDEMTLAYCEKIRNAAERIGSRITNIQVDEGMADLSDVDPAQRALGVKQSKEWVDRCVAMGVPSFRVNTGGKAGQEFLVDVTADSFRQIAEYAGEKNVTVLVENHVGFSMNIDNVVAILQTVNHPNCRGLADYGNTPAGSTDIRIAGLSKLLPYISFVSAKGTGYNDQMEHTDYDFAALVRATEDSGYRGIYSIEMYPDGDSPPPADPIRAGNWMKDQLLANISA, from the coding sequence ATGGATCGCCGAACGTTTCTACAGAACAGTGCCCTGGTCGCGATCGCCGCGCCGCTCTGGTCGTCGTGCGCTCCGGGCGGCACCGACACGGCGGAGACCGCTGTGCCGGCCGTGACGCCCGTCTCCACCGACGCCCTGCTCGCACGCATCGGGATCACCACCGTGTGTATTCGCTCCTACTTTGCGAAAACCCGCGCCTTCGCGGCGGAGCCGAACACGGCGCCGACCATCACGCTGGAGCAGGCGCCACAGTTTATCTACGATAGGTTCGGGCTCCGTAATGTCGAGGTGTGGGACTTCCAGTTCGACGAGATGACCCTGGCCTATTGTGAGAAGATCCGCAACGCCGCCGAGCGCATCGGCTCCCGGATCACAAATATACAGGTAGATGAAGGAATGGCCGATCTGTCGGATGTTGACCCGGCGCAGCGCGCGCTCGGCGTGAAACAGTCGAAGGAATGGGTTGATCGGTGCGTCGCGATGGGCGTCCCTAGCTTTCGTGTGAACACCGGCGGCAAGGCAGGGCAGGAGTTCCTGGTGGACGTAACGGCCGATTCGTTTCGCCAGATTGCCGAATACGCCGGCGAGAAAAACGTGACGGTGCTGGTCGAAAACCACGTCGGGTTCAGCATGAACATCGACAACGTGGTGGCCATTCTGCAAACCGTCAATCATCCGAACTGCCGCGGCCTCGCGGACTACGGCAACACGCCGGCGGGCTCCACCGACATCCGCATCGCCGGACTTTCCAAGCTCCTCCCCTACATCTCGTTCGTCTCGGCCAAAGGGACGGGCTATAACGATCAGATGGAGCACACCGATTACGACTTCGCGGCGCTCGTTCGCGCCACCGAGGACTCCGGCTACCGGGGGATCTACTCGATCGAGATGTATCCCGATGGCGACAGCCCGCCTCCGGCGGACCCCATCCGCGCCGGCAACTGGATGAAGGACCAACTTCTGGCTAACATTAGCGCCTAA